Proteins co-encoded in one Arachis hypogaea cultivar Tifrunner chromosome 13, arahy.Tifrunner.gnm2.J5K5, whole genome shotgun sequence genomic window:
- the LOC112736355 gene encoding transcription factor E2FB isoform X5: MGAANNPFQTPKSGKIGKGGKSSRLTKCNRSGPQTPGPNIGSPSGNNLTPVGPCRYDSSLGLLTKKFINLIKQAEDGILDLNKAADTLEVQKRRIYDITNVLEGIGLIEKKLKNRIQWKGLDVSRPGEPEDSFSSLQAEVENLTMKECRLDEQIREMQERLSDLSENENSEKLLFVTEEDIKNLPCFQNETLMAIKAPHGTTLEVSDPDEAVDYPQRRYRIVLRSTMGPIDVYLVSQFEGKFEEINGADVAPKFQPTPEFKNHQPTVVVEDNGKDIAVQGQDGQIPSSDFTSTQDFVSGIVKIVPSDVDSDADYWLLSDADVSITDMWRTESGVEWNELGTLQDDFCTTREHAITLTHTSDVNEASTAASNPAGG, from the exons ATGGGAGCAGCTAATAATCCTTTTCAGACCCCTAAATCTGGAAAAATAGGGAAGGGTGGCAAATCCTCCAGGCTTACCAAATGCAACAGATCTGGACCTCAAACCCCAGGTCCAAATATTG GATCTCCTTCAGGAAATAATCTCACTCCTGTTGGCCCATGTCGCTATGACAGCTCTTTAG gtcTGTTGACAAAGAAGTTCATCAATTTGATCAAGCAAGCAGAGGATGGTATTCTTGATTTGAATAAAGCTGCTGACACATTAGAG GTACAGAAGAGGAGAATATATGACATAACAAATGTTCTCGAAGGGATTGGCCTTatagaaaagaaactaaaaaacAGAATTCAATGGAA AGGACTTGATGTTTCAAGACCAGGAGAGCCTGAAGATAGTTTTTCTAGTTTACAG GCAGAAGTTGAAAACCTTACCATGAAGGAGTGCCGGTTAGATGAACAAATAAG GGAGATGCAAGAAAGACTAAGTGACCTTAGTGAAAATGAAAATAGTGAAAA ATTGCTTTTCGTCACTGAGGAAGATATAAAGAACTTGCCCTGCTTCCAG AATGAAACCTTGATGGCAATTAAAGCTCCACATGGCACCACTCTGGAGGTTTCAGATCCTGATGAG GCTGTTGATTATCCCCAGAGGAGATACAGGATAGTCCTGAGAAGCACAATGGGCCCAATAGATGTTTACCTTGTTAG TCAGTTTGAGGGGAAGTTTGAGGAGATTAATGGTGCAGATGTTGCACCCAAATTTCAACCGACTCCAGAATTTAAAAACCATCAACCAACTGTGGTTGTAGAGGATAACGGGAAAGACATTGCAGTGCAGGGACAAGATGGTCAAATACCTAGTTCTGATTTTACTTCTACACAAGACTTTGTGAGTGGGATCGTGAAAATTGTTCCTTCAGATGTTGAT AGCGATGCTGACTACTGGCTTTTATCAGATGCTGATGTTAGCATAACAGACATGTGGAGAACAGAAT CTGGTGTCGAATGGAATGAACTGGGTACTCTTCAAGATGATTTTTGTACAACTCGCGAGCATGCTATAACTCTAACACATACTTCGGATGTAAATGAAGCATCTACTGCAGCATCAAACCCTGCTGGGGGTTGA
- the LOC112736355 gene encoding transcription factor E2FB isoform X6 — MGAANNPFQTPKSGKIGKGGKSSRLTKCNRSGPQTPGPNIGSPSGNNLTPVGPCRYDSSLGLLTKKFINLIKQAEDGILDLNKAADTLEVQKRRIYDITNVLEGIGLIEKKLKNRIQWKGLDVSRPGEPEDSFSSLQAEVENLTMKECRLDEQIRLLFVTEEDIKNLPCFQNETLMAIKAPHGTTLEVSDPDEAVDYPQRRYRIVLRSTMGPIDVYLVSQFEGKFEEINGADVAPKFQPTPEFKNHQPTVVVEDNGKDIAVQGQDGQIPSSDFTSTQDFVSGIVKIVPSDVDSDADYWLLSDADVSITDMWRTESGVEWNELGTLQDDFCTTREHAITLTHTSDVNEASTAASNPAGG, encoded by the exons ATGGGAGCAGCTAATAATCCTTTTCAGACCCCTAAATCTGGAAAAATAGGGAAGGGTGGCAAATCCTCCAGGCTTACCAAATGCAACAGATCTGGACCTCAAACCCCAGGTCCAAATATTG GATCTCCTTCAGGAAATAATCTCACTCCTGTTGGCCCATGTCGCTATGACAGCTCTTTAG gtcTGTTGACAAAGAAGTTCATCAATTTGATCAAGCAAGCAGAGGATGGTATTCTTGATTTGAATAAAGCTGCTGACACATTAGAG GTACAGAAGAGGAGAATATATGACATAACAAATGTTCTCGAAGGGATTGGCCTTatagaaaagaaactaaaaaacAGAATTCAATGGAA AGGACTTGATGTTTCAAGACCAGGAGAGCCTGAAGATAGTTTTTCTAGTTTACAG GCAGAAGTTGAAAACCTTACCATGAAGGAGTGCCGGTTAGATGAACAAATAAG ATTGCTTTTCGTCACTGAGGAAGATATAAAGAACTTGCCCTGCTTCCAG AATGAAACCTTGATGGCAATTAAAGCTCCACATGGCACCACTCTGGAGGTTTCAGATCCTGATGAG GCTGTTGATTATCCCCAGAGGAGATACAGGATAGTCCTGAGAAGCACAATGGGCCCAATAGATGTTTACCTTGTTAG TCAGTTTGAGGGGAAGTTTGAGGAGATTAATGGTGCAGATGTTGCACCCAAATTTCAACCGACTCCAGAATTTAAAAACCATCAACCAACTGTGGTTGTAGAGGATAACGGGAAAGACATTGCAGTGCAGGGACAAGATGGTCAAATACCTAGTTCTGATTTTACTTCTACACAAGACTTTGTGAGTGGGATCGTGAAAATTGTTCCTTCAGATGTTGAT AGCGATGCTGACTACTGGCTTTTATCAGATGCTGATGTTAGCATAACAGACATGTGGAGAACAGAAT CTGGTGTCGAATGGAATGAACTGGGTACTCTTCAAGATGATTTTTGTACAACTCGCGAGCATGCTATAACTCTAACACATACTTCGGATGTAAATGAAGCATCTACTGCAGCATCAAACCCTGCTGGGGGTTGA
- the LOC112736355 gene encoding transcription factor E2FB isoform X4, translating into MSGTRAPPAAASPSEQIMRRQLPLSAMKPPFAASVDYHRFAPDHLHHNRRTVDHEPEAIVVNSSQLKRKSNTTDFEVDSGDRVNHVSMGAANNPFQTPKSGKIGKGGKSSRLTKCNRSGPQTPGSPSGNNLTPVGPCRYDSSLGLLTKKFINLIKQAEDGILDLNKAADTLEVQKRRIYDITNVLEGIGLIEKKLKNRIQWKGLDVSRPGEPEDSFSSLQAEVENLTMKECRLDEQIRLLFVTEEDIKNLPCFQNETLMAIKAPHGTTLEVSDPDEAVDYPQRRYRIVLRSTMGPIDVYLVSQFEGKFEEINGADVAPKFQPTPEFKNHQPTVVVEDNGKDIAVQGQDGQIPSSDFTSTQDFVSGIVKIVPSDVDSDADYWLLSDADVSITDMWRTESGVEWNELGTLQDDFCTTREHAITLTHTSDVNEASTAASNPAGG; encoded by the exons ATGTCGGGCACCAGAGCTCCTCCCGCCGCTGCAAGCCCATCGGAGCAGATCATGCGGCGCCAACTTCCGCTCTCCGCCATGAAGCCGCCCTTTGCCGCCTCCGTTGATTACCACCGCTTTGCCCCCGACCACCTCCACCACAACCGCCGAACTGTTGACCACGAACCGGAAGCCATCGTTGTTAACTCTTCC CAATTGAAGCGGAAGAGTAACACAACagattttgaagttgattctggTGATAGGGTGAATCATGTATCCATGGGAGCAGCTAATAATCCTTTTCAGACCCCTAAATCTGGAAAAATAGGGAAGGGTGGCAAATCCTCCAGGCTTACCAAATGCAACAGATCTGGACCTCAAACCCCAG GATCTCCTTCAGGAAATAATCTCACTCCTGTTGGCCCATGTCGCTATGACAGCTCTTTAG gtcTGTTGACAAAGAAGTTCATCAATTTGATCAAGCAAGCAGAGGATGGTATTCTTGATTTGAATAAAGCTGCTGACACATTAGAG GTACAGAAGAGGAGAATATATGACATAACAAATGTTCTCGAAGGGATTGGCCTTatagaaaagaaactaaaaaacAGAATTCAATGGAA AGGACTTGATGTTTCAAGACCAGGAGAGCCTGAAGATAGTTTTTCTAGTTTACAG GCAGAAGTTGAAAACCTTACCATGAAGGAGTGCCGGTTAGATGAACAAATAAG ATTGCTTTTCGTCACTGAGGAAGATATAAAGAACTTGCCCTGCTTCCAG AATGAAACCTTGATGGCAATTAAAGCTCCACATGGCACCACTCTGGAGGTTTCAGATCCTGATGAG GCTGTTGATTATCCCCAGAGGAGATACAGGATAGTCCTGAGAAGCACAATGGGCCCAATAGATGTTTACCTTGTTAG TCAGTTTGAGGGGAAGTTTGAGGAGATTAATGGTGCAGATGTTGCACCCAAATTTCAACCGACTCCAGAATTTAAAAACCATCAACCAACTGTGGTTGTAGAGGATAACGGGAAAGACATTGCAGTGCAGGGACAAGATGGTCAAATACCTAGTTCTGATTTTACTTCTACACAAGACTTTGTGAGTGGGATCGTGAAAATTGTTCCTTCAGATGTTGAT AGCGATGCTGACTACTGGCTTTTATCAGATGCTGATGTTAGCATAACAGACATGTGGAGAACAGAAT CTGGTGTCGAATGGAATGAACTGGGTACTCTTCAAGATGATTTTTGTACAACTCGCGAGCATGCTATAACTCTAACACATACTTCGGATGTAAATGAAGCATCTACTGCAGCATCAAACCCTGCTGGGGGTTGA
- the LOC112736355 gene encoding transcription factor E2FB isoform X3 — translation MSGTRAPPAAASPSEQIMRRQLPLSAMKPPFAASVDYHRFAPDHLHHNRRTVDHEPEAIVVNSSQLKRKSNTTDFEVDSGDRVNHVSMGAANNPFQTPKSGKIGKGGKSSRLTKCNRSGPQTPGPNIGSPSGNNLTPVGPCRYDSSLGLLTKKFINLIKQAEDGILDLNKAADTLEVQKRRIYDITNVLEGIGLIEKKLKNRIQWKGLDVSRPGEPEDSFSSLQAEVENLTMKECRLDEQIRLLFVTEEDIKNLPCFQNETLMAIKAPHGTTLEVSDPDEAVDYPQRRYRIVLRSTMGPIDVYLVSQFEGKFEEINGADVAPKFQPTPEFKNHQPTVVVEDNGKDIAVQGQDGQIPSSDFTSTQDFVSGIVKIVPSDVDSDADYWLLSDADVSITDMWRTESGVEWNELGTLQDDFCTTREHAITLTHTSDVNEASTAASNPAGG, via the exons ATGTCGGGCACCAGAGCTCCTCCCGCCGCTGCAAGCCCATCGGAGCAGATCATGCGGCGCCAACTTCCGCTCTCCGCCATGAAGCCGCCCTTTGCCGCCTCCGTTGATTACCACCGCTTTGCCCCCGACCACCTCCACCACAACCGCCGAACTGTTGACCACGAACCGGAAGCCATCGTTGTTAACTCTTCC CAATTGAAGCGGAAGAGTAACACAACagattttgaagttgattctggTGATAGGGTGAATCATGTATCCATGGGAGCAGCTAATAATCCTTTTCAGACCCCTAAATCTGGAAAAATAGGGAAGGGTGGCAAATCCTCCAGGCTTACCAAATGCAACAGATCTGGACCTCAAACCCCAGGTCCAAATATTG GATCTCCTTCAGGAAATAATCTCACTCCTGTTGGCCCATGTCGCTATGACAGCTCTTTAG gtcTGTTGACAAAGAAGTTCATCAATTTGATCAAGCAAGCAGAGGATGGTATTCTTGATTTGAATAAAGCTGCTGACACATTAGAG GTACAGAAGAGGAGAATATATGACATAACAAATGTTCTCGAAGGGATTGGCCTTatagaaaagaaactaaaaaacAGAATTCAATGGAA AGGACTTGATGTTTCAAGACCAGGAGAGCCTGAAGATAGTTTTTCTAGTTTACAG GCAGAAGTTGAAAACCTTACCATGAAGGAGTGCCGGTTAGATGAACAAATAAG ATTGCTTTTCGTCACTGAGGAAGATATAAAGAACTTGCCCTGCTTCCAG AATGAAACCTTGATGGCAATTAAAGCTCCACATGGCACCACTCTGGAGGTTTCAGATCCTGATGAG GCTGTTGATTATCCCCAGAGGAGATACAGGATAGTCCTGAGAAGCACAATGGGCCCAATAGATGTTTACCTTGTTAG TCAGTTTGAGGGGAAGTTTGAGGAGATTAATGGTGCAGATGTTGCACCCAAATTTCAACCGACTCCAGAATTTAAAAACCATCAACCAACTGTGGTTGTAGAGGATAACGGGAAAGACATTGCAGTGCAGGGACAAGATGGTCAAATACCTAGTTCTGATTTTACTTCTACACAAGACTTTGTGAGTGGGATCGTGAAAATTGTTCCTTCAGATGTTGAT AGCGATGCTGACTACTGGCTTTTATCAGATGCTGATGTTAGCATAACAGACATGTGGAGAACAGAAT CTGGTGTCGAATGGAATGAACTGGGTACTCTTCAAGATGATTTTTGTACAACTCGCGAGCATGCTATAACTCTAACACATACTTCGGATGTAAATGAAGCATCTACTGCAGCATCAAACCCTGCTGGGGGTTGA
- the LOC112736355 gene encoding transcription factor E2FB isoform X2, whose protein sequence is MSGTRAPPAAASPSEQIMRRQLPLSAMKPPFAASVDYHRFAPDHLHHNRRTVDHEPEAIVVNSSQLKRKSNTTDFEVDSGDRVNHVSMGAANNPFQTPKSGKIGKGGKSSRLTKCNRSGPQTPGSPSGNNLTPVGPCRYDSSLGLLTKKFINLIKQAEDGILDLNKAADTLEVQKRRIYDITNVLEGIGLIEKKLKNRIQWKGLDVSRPGEPEDSFSSLQAEVENLTMKECRLDEQIREMQERLSDLSENENSEKLLFVTEEDIKNLPCFQNETLMAIKAPHGTTLEVSDPDEAVDYPQRRYRIVLRSTMGPIDVYLVSQFEGKFEEINGADVAPKFQPTPEFKNHQPTVVVEDNGKDIAVQGQDGQIPSSDFTSTQDFVSGIVKIVPSDVDSDADYWLLSDADVSITDMWRTESGVEWNELGTLQDDFCTTREHAITLTHTSDVNEASTAASNPAGG, encoded by the exons ATGTCGGGCACCAGAGCTCCTCCCGCCGCTGCAAGCCCATCGGAGCAGATCATGCGGCGCCAACTTCCGCTCTCCGCCATGAAGCCGCCCTTTGCCGCCTCCGTTGATTACCACCGCTTTGCCCCCGACCACCTCCACCACAACCGCCGAACTGTTGACCACGAACCGGAAGCCATCGTTGTTAACTCTTCC CAATTGAAGCGGAAGAGTAACACAACagattttgaagttgattctggTGATAGGGTGAATCATGTATCCATGGGAGCAGCTAATAATCCTTTTCAGACCCCTAAATCTGGAAAAATAGGGAAGGGTGGCAAATCCTCCAGGCTTACCAAATGCAACAGATCTGGACCTCAAACCCCAG GATCTCCTTCAGGAAATAATCTCACTCCTGTTGGCCCATGTCGCTATGACAGCTCTTTAG gtcTGTTGACAAAGAAGTTCATCAATTTGATCAAGCAAGCAGAGGATGGTATTCTTGATTTGAATAAAGCTGCTGACACATTAGAG GTACAGAAGAGGAGAATATATGACATAACAAATGTTCTCGAAGGGATTGGCCTTatagaaaagaaactaaaaaacAGAATTCAATGGAA AGGACTTGATGTTTCAAGACCAGGAGAGCCTGAAGATAGTTTTTCTAGTTTACAG GCAGAAGTTGAAAACCTTACCATGAAGGAGTGCCGGTTAGATGAACAAATAAG GGAGATGCAAGAAAGACTAAGTGACCTTAGTGAAAATGAAAATAGTGAAAA ATTGCTTTTCGTCACTGAGGAAGATATAAAGAACTTGCCCTGCTTCCAG AATGAAACCTTGATGGCAATTAAAGCTCCACATGGCACCACTCTGGAGGTTTCAGATCCTGATGAG GCTGTTGATTATCCCCAGAGGAGATACAGGATAGTCCTGAGAAGCACAATGGGCCCAATAGATGTTTACCTTGTTAG TCAGTTTGAGGGGAAGTTTGAGGAGATTAATGGTGCAGATGTTGCACCCAAATTTCAACCGACTCCAGAATTTAAAAACCATCAACCAACTGTGGTTGTAGAGGATAACGGGAAAGACATTGCAGTGCAGGGACAAGATGGTCAAATACCTAGTTCTGATTTTACTTCTACACAAGACTTTGTGAGTGGGATCGTGAAAATTGTTCCTTCAGATGTTGAT AGCGATGCTGACTACTGGCTTTTATCAGATGCTGATGTTAGCATAACAGACATGTGGAGAACAGAAT CTGGTGTCGAATGGAATGAACTGGGTACTCTTCAAGATGATTTTTGTACAACTCGCGAGCATGCTATAACTCTAACACATACTTCGGATGTAAATGAAGCATCTACTGCAGCATCAAACCCTGCTGGGGGTTGA
- the LOC112736355 gene encoding transcription factor E2FB isoform X1: protein MSGTRAPPAAASPSEQIMRRQLPLSAMKPPFAASVDYHRFAPDHLHHNRRTVDHEPEAIVVNSSQLKRKSNTTDFEVDSGDRVNHVSMGAANNPFQTPKSGKIGKGGKSSRLTKCNRSGPQTPGPNIGSPSGNNLTPVGPCRYDSSLGLLTKKFINLIKQAEDGILDLNKAADTLEVQKRRIYDITNVLEGIGLIEKKLKNRIQWKGLDVSRPGEPEDSFSSLQAEVENLTMKECRLDEQIREMQERLSDLSENENSEKLLFVTEEDIKNLPCFQNETLMAIKAPHGTTLEVSDPDEAVDYPQRRYRIVLRSTMGPIDVYLVSQFEGKFEEINGADVAPKFQPTPEFKNHQPTVVVEDNGKDIAVQGQDGQIPSSDFTSTQDFVSGIVKIVPSDVDSDADYWLLSDADVSITDMWRTESGVEWNELGTLQDDFCTTREHAITLTHTSDVNEASTAASNPAGG from the exons ATGTCGGGCACCAGAGCTCCTCCCGCCGCTGCAAGCCCATCGGAGCAGATCATGCGGCGCCAACTTCCGCTCTCCGCCATGAAGCCGCCCTTTGCCGCCTCCGTTGATTACCACCGCTTTGCCCCCGACCACCTCCACCACAACCGCCGAACTGTTGACCACGAACCGGAAGCCATCGTTGTTAACTCTTCC CAATTGAAGCGGAAGAGTAACACAACagattttgaagttgattctggTGATAGGGTGAATCATGTATCCATGGGAGCAGCTAATAATCCTTTTCAGACCCCTAAATCTGGAAAAATAGGGAAGGGTGGCAAATCCTCCAGGCTTACCAAATGCAACAGATCTGGACCTCAAACCCCAGGTCCAAATATTG GATCTCCTTCAGGAAATAATCTCACTCCTGTTGGCCCATGTCGCTATGACAGCTCTTTAG gtcTGTTGACAAAGAAGTTCATCAATTTGATCAAGCAAGCAGAGGATGGTATTCTTGATTTGAATAAAGCTGCTGACACATTAGAG GTACAGAAGAGGAGAATATATGACATAACAAATGTTCTCGAAGGGATTGGCCTTatagaaaagaaactaaaaaacAGAATTCAATGGAA AGGACTTGATGTTTCAAGACCAGGAGAGCCTGAAGATAGTTTTTCTAGTTTACAG GCAGAAGTTGAAAACCTTACCATGAAGGAGTGCCGGTTAGATGAACAAATAAG GGAGATGCAAGAAAGACTAAGTGACCTTAGTGAAAATGAAAATAGTGAAAA ATTGCTTTTCGTCACTGAGGAAGATATAAAGAACTTGCCCTGCTTCCAG AATGAAACCTTGATGGCAATTAAAGCTCCACATGGCACCACTCTGGAGGTTTCAGATCCTGATGAG GCTGTTGATTATCCCCAGAGGAGATACAGGATAGTCCTGAGAAGCACAATGGGCCCAATAGATGTTTACCTTGTTAG TCAGTTTGAGGGGAAGTTTGAGGAGATTAATGGTGCAGATGTTGCACCCAAATTTCAACCGACTCCAGAATTTAAAAACCATCAACCAACTGTGGTTGTAGAGGATAACGGGAAAGACATTGCAGTGCAGGGACAAGATGGTCAAATACCTAGTTCTGATTTTACTTCTACACAAGACTTTGTGAGTGGGATCGTGAAAATTGTTCCTTCAGATGTTGAT AGCGATGCTGACTACTGGCTTTTATCAGATGCTGATGTTAGCATAACAGACATGTGGAGAACAGAAT CTGGTGTCGAATGGAATGAACTGGGTACTCTTCAAGATGATTTTTGTACAACTCGCGAGCATGCTATAACTCTAACACATACTTCGGATGTAAATGAAGCATCTACTGCAGCATCAAACCCTGCTGGGGGTTGA